A window of the Lysinibacillus irui genome harbors these coding sequences:
- a CDS encoding helix-turn-helix transcriptional regulator has protein sequence MNKTERQLAITLELQRSKTLRAEDLASQFETSVRTIYRDIQALSEAGVPILGAPGLGYSLVEGYFLPPVRFTAEEAVSLLMGADFIEQRLDTDYGIYAKSAKRKIEATLSESVRNESRLVRETMRLLHIGEQSTEARVKTYLNQVRDAILKQCKISFMYIKKMPGTDGNRKNKRVVSPYGLTLVHENWVLLAYCDMRQEMRHFRLSRMTELSMLEDQFLLPNDFDLSSYRPPDNRDESIIIRANPEIADKIIEAVNFYIESIEERKEDVIFQFRVRYPEEILHHLLGWGGDIEVIEPKSLRFKIREVAKKILEHY, from the coding sequence ATGAACAAAACTGAGAGGCAGCTTGCAATCACGCTTGAATTACAGCGAAGCAAAACACTGAGAGCAGAAGATTTAGCTTCTCAATTTGAGACAAGTGTGCGTACGATATATAGGGATATTCAAGCATTAAGTGAGGCTGGGGTTCCAATTTTAGGCGCCCCTGGACTGGGTTACTCCTTAGTGGAAGGATATTTTCTACCCCCGGTTAGGTTCACAGCAGAAGAGGCCGTCTCCCTGCTCATGGGAGCTGATTTTATCGAGCAAAGGTTGGATACAGATTATGGTATTTATGCAAAGTCCGCTAAACGCAAAATCGAGGCTACTTTGTCGGAGTCAGTTCGTAACGAGTCAAGGCTTGTTCGGGAAACAATGCGACTCCTTCATATAGGTGAGCAATCAACTGAAGCGCGGGTAAAAACGTATCTTAATCAAGTTCGCGATGCCATTTTGAAACAGTGCAAAATCAGTTTTATGTATATTAAAAAAATGCCAGGAACAGATGGGAATCGGAAAAATAAACGTGTGGTCTCTCCATATGGATTAACACTTGTCCATGAAAATTGGGTTTTACTAGCATACTGTGATATGAGGCAGGAAATGCGTCATTTTCGCTTGTCCCGGATGACCGAACTTTCTATGTTGGAAGATCAATTTCTTCTACCAAATGATTTTGACCTAAGTAGCTATCGGCCACCTGACAATCGAGACGAAAGTATAATAATTAGGGCAAACCCCGAAATTGCCGACAAAATCATAGAGGCAGTTAATTTTTATATTGAATCCATTGAGGAGCGGAAGGAGGATGTAATCTTTCAATTTCGTGTTCGGTATCCAGAGGAAATATTACATCATTTACTTGGCTGGGGCGGAGATATCGAGGTGATTGAACCGAAGTCTTTACGCTTCAAGATTCGGGAAGTAGCGAAAAAAATTTTAGAACACTACTGA
- a CDS encoding DinB family protein: MKSTKEVLKSFELTVERYLAELTKLNMDKLHRKLNEEDWSIGQMYVHLIQSAFMHLHNVEQCLVGSESTLNPAKEKTEQGKIVFKLEQFPAVRIKVPASPNYTPQPPESMEHLVEGLHSVVERMRNTESVLHQSPESNKILHPAFGALNAQEWFLLIEMHYRHHFLQLDRLKTSLAFEE, translated from the coding sequence ATGAAAAGTACAAAGGAAGTATTGAAGTCATTTGAACTTACAGTAGAAAGATATTTGGCAGAACTAACAAAACTTAATATGGATAAATTACATAGAAAGCTGAACGAAGAAGATTGGTCCATTGGACAGATGTATGTACATTTAATTCAATCTGCTTTCATGCATCTACATAATGTCGAGCAATGTTTAGTTGGCAGTGAATCGACATTGAACCCAGCGAAGGAAAAAACTGAGCAAGGTAAGATTGTATTTAAACTAGAACAATTTCCTGCTGTTCGTATTAAGGTCCCTGCTTCGCCGAATTATACTCCGCAACCACCAGAGAGCATGGAGCATTTGGTAGAAGGACTTCACAGTGTAGTGGAAAGGATGAGGAATACAGAGTCAGTTCTACATCAATCGCCTGAAAGTAACAAGATACTTCATCCGGCGTTCGGTGCATTAAACGCGCAGGAATGGTTTTTGTTAATTGAAATGCATTACAGACATCATTTTTTACAACTGGATCGGTTGAAAACGAGTTTAGCATTTGAAGAGTAG
- a CDS encoding EVE domain-containing protein: protein MSTITSQKSRYWIGVVSASHVNLAKEGGFAQLCHGKASPLRKMSPGDWLIYYSPRTDMSKGKPVQAFTAIGQVTDNGTYKHQVSESFVPFRRDIRYIPCREVKIALLLNQLTFTSGNRNWGFTFRRGHFEIGAEDFMTIVTSMLDGEEQALSEILKH from the coding sequence ATGTCGACTATAACTAGTCAGAAAAGCAGATATTGGATTGGCGTTGTATCCGCTTCTCATGTGAATTTAGCCAAAGAAGGTGGGTTTGCACAGTTGTGTCACGGTAAGGCATCACCTTTGCGTAAAATGTCTCCAGGTGATTGGCTGATATACTATTCTCCTCGTACAGACATGTCCAAAGGAAAGCCAGTTCAAGCATTTACTGCTATTGGTCAGGTTACGGACAACGGAACTTACAAACATCAAGTGTCGGAGTCGTTTGTGCCATTTCGCAGAGATATTCGATATATTCCTTGTCGAGAAGTTAAGATTGCATTGTTGTTAAACCAGCTCACTTTTACGAGTGGAAATCGCAATTGGGGGTTTACATTCCGTCGAGGTCATTTTGAAATTGGAGCGGAAGATTTTATGACAATCGTTACCTCGATGTTAGATGGTGAGGAACAGGCTTTATCCGAGATCTTAAAACACTGA
- a CDS encoding M1 family metallopeptidase → MDREEFISEGVNPGNSSDYDIKLTMDKNENLQLETTALIKNLSTDDWEQLTFYFIPNIFTKSVSPELENPSTVNFHNISIDGKKVVYTLERDTLNIQLPHKLKPYQEVKVYFSYELTFPEQGLRFTKSNNGNFHLAQFYPMLATYRNSRWNKESYQDRGETYHTGFSNFKLTYDIPKGFTFVSSSDKEVFPSPNVGSIEVKNIKEIFVAILKDPILVENDGGPSVRVFGFNENKEKLYREIADEAIAAINYFEEIMGPYPFKQFDIIVDGMGMEYPGIVTVGSIYNTGPSNSQELKNMVIHEIAHQWFYGIVSNDPYSDAWLDEGFAVFAASLFEFSKLKQTKDYNSMFRPNLNLELPINLPLDQYGSNMSSYVYGKSARKLWELFKDNGEVKEAEKFLRSYYHFYRYKEVDTREFVRFVKYYFDLKDDTLFEGWLEQEK, encoded by the coding sequence GTGGATAGAGAAGAATTTATTTCTGAAGGAGTAAATCCCGGAAATTCTAGTGATTATGACATTAAACTAACAATGGATAAGAACGAAAATTTGCAATTAGAAACAACTGCTTTAATCAAAAATTTATCTACCGATGATTGGGAACAATTAACTTTCTATTTTATACCAAATATATTTACAAAAAGTGTTTCACCCGAGCTGGAAAATCCCTCTACGGTTAATTTTCATAACATATCTATTGATGGAAAAAAAGTCGTTTACACATTAGAAAGAGATACTTTAAATATTCAACTTCCCCATAAGTTGAAACCTTATCAAGAAGTTAAAGTTTATTTTTCCTATGAACTCACCTTTCCTGAACAAGGCTTAAGATTTACAAAGAGTAATAATGGTAATTTTCATTTAGCTCAATTTTACCCAATGCTTGCAACATATAGGAACTCTCGGTGGAACAAGGAGTCTTACCAAGATAGAGGAGAGACTTACCATACTGGATTTAGTAATTTTAAATTAACATACGATATTCCGAAAGGTTTCACCTTTGTATCTTCATCTGATAAAGAAGTCTTTCCGAGTCCAAACGTTGGTTCCATTGAAGTAAAAAATATAAAGGAAATATTTGTCGCTATTTTAAAAGATCCTATACTTGTGGAAAATGATGGAGGCCCTTCCGTTAGAGTATTTGGATTTAATGAAAATAAAGAAAAACTATATCGAGAAATAGCAGATGAGGCTATAGCTGCAATAAACTATTTTGAAGAAATTATGGGGCCTTATCCTTTCAAACAATTTGATATTATAGTAGATGGAATGGGGATGGAATATCCAGGAATAGTTACAGTTGGTTCGATTTATAATACTGGTCCTAGTAATTCTCAAGAGCTAAAAAATATGGTGATACATGAAATTGCTCATCAATGGTTTTATGGGATCGTTAGCAACGATCCTTATAGTGATGCATGGTTAGATGAAGGTTTCGCAGTATTTGCAGCGAGTTTATTCGAATTTTCAAAATTGAAACAGACTAAAGATTATAATTCAATGTTCAGACCTAATCTTAATTTAGAGTTACCAATAAATTTACCTCTCGATCAATATGGATCCAACATGAGTTCCTATGTCTATGGAAAATCTGCCAGAAAGTTATGGGAATTATTTAAAGATAATGGAGAGGTTAAAGAAGCTGAAAAATTTTTAAGAAGCTATTACCATTTTTATAGATATAAAGAAGTTGATACTAGAGAATTTGTGAGATTCGTAAAATACTATTTTGATTTAAAAGATGATACCCTATTTGAGGGTTGGTTAGAACAAGAAAAATAA
- a CDS encoding DMT family transporter, which translates to MMKINKVGIFYAFIWASGAIATKIGLFSASPLIFASVRLLCAGVILFLFVYIFRNYPYPKGSEWANLIILGILNTTLYVGCSFLSLAYVDSTIFNLFITINPFIVAFLASIFLHRKIGQKEILGMAISAFGIMIAIIPYLESLNATLFGLITLGVGVLSMGIGSVFYSKIQLNLPQIVVNTWQIIFGSLIAIPFVFLLEPDFYIQFDPYFLIGLFWQVVMTSIIAMILWFYLLKFDAVRANNFLFLTPIFGYILSAIFLNEMLTVYHYVGALFVIAGTFFSQSMKKRQHGKT; encoded by the coding sequence ATGATGAAAATAAATAAAGTAGGGATATTTTATGCTTTTATTTGGGCGAGTGGAGCAATCGCCACTAAGATAGGTCTTTTTTCAGCCAGCCCTTTGATTTTTGCTTCTGTACGATTGCTATGTGCAGGAGTTATACTGTTTTTGTTCGTATATATCTTCAGAAACTATCCATATCCTAAAGGGTCGGAATGGGCAAATTTAATAATACTTGGTATTTTAAATACAACTCTTTATGTTGGCTGCTCGTTCCTATCCCTTGCGTATGTGGATTCCACAATTTTCAATTTATTTATTACAATAAATCCATTTATTGTAGCTTTTCTTGCCTCCATTTTTCTTCATAGAAAGATAGGACAAAAAGAAATTCTAGGAATGGCCATTTCTGCATTTGGAATCATGATTGCTATTATTCCTTATTTAGAATCATTGAATGCCACATTATTTGGGCTAATTACTCTGGGAGTAGGAGTATTATCCATGGGCATTGGAAGTGTGTTTTATAGTAAAATACAACTGAATCTGCCTCAAATTGTCGTTAATACCTGGCAAATTATTTTCGGCAGTTTAATAGCAATCCCCTTTGTTTTCTTATTAGAGCCGGATTTTTATATTCAGTTTGATCCATATTTTTTGATCGGTCTATTTTGGCAGGTTGTTATGACTTCTATTATTGCTATGATCCTTTGGTTTTACCTGCTTAAATTTGATGCTGTTAGAGCAAATAATTTTTTATTTCTAACACCTATTTTCGGTTACATCTTATCGGCAATATTCTTAAATGAGATGCTTACTGTTTACCATTACGTGGGTGCTTTATTCGTTATTGCAGGTACGTTCTTTAGCCAGTCAATGAAAAAACGACAACATGGAAAAACATAG
- a CDS encoding LysR family transcriptional regulator yields the protein MEIRHLKTFKTIVETGGFTKAADKLGYAQSTITSHIKSLEIELDQPLFDRIGKQIILTETGKQLLPYSNKMLQLYKDIKEVTSVNGEVGGDIVISAPEALLIYRFPPIIKEFKDKYPNVNIEWHHLDPLNFKEELITGNADISFLLGNELNDVDILTEKLWDERMMFLYPNDFDWNNKCSNLLYTEKGCSYRFLFEQFIQEYNIPSKSTIEFWSIEAIKQSIISGLGISMLPYVTVENELSEKKLSGMEYQTGCKIATYLMYHKNKWLSPAVKAFIEMVRKHVQG from the coding sequence ATGGAAATACGCCATTTGAAAACTTTTAAAACGATAGTTGAAACTGGTGGATTTACAAAAGCTGCAGACAAACTAGGATATGCACAATCAACGATCACTTCACATATTAAATCCCTTGAAATTGAACTCGATCAACCACTTTTCGATAGAATCGGTAAACAAATCATTTTAACAGAAACCGGAAAACAACTATTACCCTATTCCAATAAAATGCTTCAACTTTACAAAGATATAAAAGAAGTCACTTCCGTAAATGGAGAGGTTGGTGGAGATATTGTTATTTCGGCCCCTGAAGCATTATTGATCTATCGTTTTCCACCGATAATTAAAGAATTTAAGGATAAATATCCAAATGTAAATATTGAATGGCATCATTTAGATCCATTGAATTTTAAAGAAGAATTAATTACTGGGAATGCAGATATCTCGTTTTTATTGGGAAATGAATTAAATGATGTAGACATACTGACAGAAAAACTTTGGGATGAACGGATGATGTTTTTGTATCCGAATGATTTTGATTGGAATAATAAATGTAGCAATTTACTTTACACAGAGAAGGGGTGCAGCTATCGGTTTCTGTTTGAACAGTTTATTCAGGAATATAATATTCCTTCAAAATCGACAATTGAATTCTGGAGTATTGAGGCCATCAAACAATCAATAATCAGTGGACTTGGAATATCCATGCTACCATACGTTACGGTGGAAAATGAGCTTAGTGAAAAAAAATTATCGGGGATGGAGTATCAAACCGGTTGTAAAATTGCTACTTATTTGATGTATCATAAGAACAAATGGCTGTCTCCTGCGGTCAAAGCGTTTATTGAAATGGTTAGAAAACATGTACAGGGATGA
- a CDS encoding DinB family protein yields MRPRPLFIENPEHDRYVSLVPDGDIEEILNKQRTKTLSLLGSVSEEFASKTYAPGKWTLKEVIGHMTDSERVMSYRMLAIARNEGESLPSMDQDQYVSAANFNKLSWGQLLAGLDMVRSNTLSLISTIDEAAWVRNGTVMNSPVSVGTIAYGIAGHELHHMKVISDKYL; encoded by the coding sequence GTGCGTCCACGACCATTATTTATTGAAAATCCAGAGCATGATAGGTATGTTAGTCTTGTGCCAGATGGAGATATTGAAGAAATACTGAATAAGCAACGAACTAAGACCCTTAGCCTCTTAGGCAGCGTATCAGAGGAGTTTGCAAGCAAGACGTACGCACCAGGGAAATGGACTTTAAAAGAAGTGATTGGGCATATGACCGACTCGGAACGTGTGATGTCTTATCGAATGCTTGCCATTGCACGAAATGAAGGTGAATCACTCCCATCAATGGATCAAGATCAATACGTTTCTGCGGCAAACTTCAACAAATTATCTTGGGGACAGTTACTAGCTGGTTTAGACATGGTACGCTCCAATACGTTAAGCCTGATTTCAACTATTGATGAAGCTGCGTGGGTTCGTAATGGAACTGTAATGAACAGCCCAGTTTCGGTAGGTACCATTGCATATGGCATTGCCGGGCACGAGTTACACCATATGAAAGTGATTAGTGATAAATACTTATAA
- a CDS encoding CD3324 family protein, producing MSYKKAKHILPTELVELIQKYIDGEYIYIPRRKDNKKSWGSSTATRGELDLRNSNIYNDYLSGLNIASLCEKYYLSSKSIQRIVLKEKRKRTNF from the coding sequence ATGAGCTATAAAAAAGCAAAGCATATACTTCCAACTGAGTTGGTGGAGTTAATACAGAAATATATTGATGGTGAATATATTTATATCCCACGAAGAAAAGATAATAAAAAGAGTTGGGGGTCCAGTACTGCAACCAGAGGAGAATTGGATCTAAGAAATTCTAATATATATAATGATTATCTATCGGGGTTGAATATAGCTTCTTTGTGTGAAAAATATTATTTGTCATCAAAAAGTATTCAAAGAATTGTATTAAAAGAAAAAAGAAAAAGAACGAATTTTTAA
- a CDS encoding GNAT family N-acetyltransferase: protein MNNLFTIDCGDILLREFRIEDADAIYELTSQPEVYNFLPDWRSTKEQRLNWVTNYEIPDNKKFLLAVPNISGANYLKLGIILKETGEFIGFCNTGIKEELSEPNREIVYAISKQYSCRGYTTTAVKGLIKYLFENTDVELLNTVVLPHNLGSNKVIQKCGFRIKGEIEIEDQIHFHYTLNKKDWKEREKTTKAIEIFN from the coding sequence ATGAACAATTTATTTACAATAGATTGTGGTGACATATTACTGAGAGAATTTAGAATTGAAGATGCTGATGCTATTTATGAGCTTACTTCACAACCTGAAGTTTATAATTTTCTGCCAGATTGGCGTTCAACAAAAGAACAACGATTAAACTGGGTCACGAATTATGAAATACCAGACAATAAAAAGTTTTTGTTAGCTGTACCTAATATTAGTGGTGCTAATTATTTAAAGTTGGGAATTATATTGAAGGAAACTGGAGAATTTATTGGTTTCTGCAATACAGGTATTAAAGAAGAGCTAAGTGAACCAAACCGAGAAATTGTTTATGCAATTTCAAAGCAATACAGTTGTCGTGGATACACAACAACTGCAGTAAAAGGATTGATAAAATATTTGTTTGAGAATACAGATGTAGAGCTACTTAATACAGTTGTTCTACCTCACAATTTAGGCTCAAATAAAGTTATCCAAAAGTGCGGATTTCGTATTAAGGGAGAAATTGAAATTGAAGACCAAATTCATTTTCATTACACCCTTAACAAAAAGGATTGGAAAGAAAGGGAAAAAACCACTAAGGCTATTGAAATATTCAACTAG
- a CDS encoding sigma-70 family RNA polymerase sigma factor, whose amino-acid sequence MKITENNVVQHIQKKNEKAIPFIINQYGGLLTAIIKRHLNYQQQDYEECLDDVLLSIWNNIHSFDPKKNSFKHWIAAIAKYKAIDYQRRQITIQNQQFLVSEIDDCLVKAQQTSEENCVEELLEQLSAGERKIFEKYYLEGTPSSEIAKEFDAKESWVYNKLSRGRKKLKSILVQKNGV is encoded by the coding sequence TTGAAAATTACAGAGAACAATGTTGTACAACACATACAGAAAAAAAATGAAAAAGCAATTCCTTTTATTATTAATCAGTATGGTGGTTTACTTACAGCAATCATTAAACGTCATTTAAATTACCAGCAGCAAGATTATGAAGAATGCCTTGATGATGTTTTATTATCGATATGGAATAATATTCATTCCTTTGATCCTAAGAAAAATTCATTCAAACATTGGATTGCAGCGATTGCAAAGTATAAAGCAATTGATTATCAAAGAAGACAAATTACCATACAAAATCAGCAATTTTTAGTTTCAGAAATTGATGATTGCTTGGTAAAAGCACAACAAACATCAGAAGAAAATTGCGTTGAGGAACTCCTTGAGCAATTGTCAGCTGGTGAGCGGAAAATCTTTGAAAAATACTATTTAGAAGGAACCCCTTCAAGTGAAATAGCAAAAGAATTTGATGCGAAAGAGTCTTGGGTTTATAACAAGCTTTCCAGAGGACGTAAAAAGCTTAAAAGTATTTTAGTTCAAAAAAATGGGGTGTGA